Below is a window of Aerococcus viridans DNA.
TAGCATACCAGTTGTCATGGCTTGTTTAAGTAGGTGAATATCATCTAAATTATCCTCTAAGGCCACGGCAATCCCTGCAACTGTTGCATCACCAGAACCAACAGGATTTACAACAGGAATGGTTGGTATATTTACCTTATAAAAGCGGTTGTTATGTTTAGCAAAAGCCCCGTCGCCTCCTAAAGACACGACAATCCACTCAATCCCCGAAAATAATTCATCAGCTAAGACAGCTTTTAAATCGGCTGGATCTGCACTCACTTTTTGACCTAATAAATCGGACAATTCCTCGATATTGGGTTTGATTACAGTAGGTTTAAATGGACTTTCTAGTACACTTGAAAGATTAGATTTGGACGTATCGAGCACGGTTTTCTTGTCTAAATCATTGGTAATTTGAATCAGTTTTACATAGTAATCTTCTTCTAAACCCTTGGGTAAAGACCCAGAAATGGTAATGACATCAGCATAGTCAACAGCTTGTTTGAAGTGAGTTAAGAAGGCCGCATTTTCATTATCGGTGATGGTAGGGCCTGATTCTAAGACTTCGGTTTGATGGCCATCATGTAAGATGGCAATACAATTTCTGGTGTCACCTTCGATAGATAAGAAATCTGTTTTGATACCGTTTTTATTTAATTCCGAGACAATGCCTTCACCTAAATGTCCACCGATAAAACCAGTGGCGGTGACGGCTTTATTTAAATCATGAATGACCCTAGTCACGTTAATCCCTTTGCCACCAGCTGTCTTACCCACTTGGTCAGTTCTATTTGTTGTATCTAATCGTAGGTCGGGGATGGTGTATGAGATATCAACGGAAGGGTTTAAGGTTACAGTCAAAA
It encodes the following:
- the lacC gene encoding tagatose-6-phosphate kinase gives rise to the protein MILTVTLNPSVDISYTIPDLRLDTTNRTDQVGKTAGGKGINVTRVIHDLNKAVTATGFIGGHLGEGIVSELNKNGIKTDFLSIEGDTRNCIAILHDGHQTEVLESGPTITDNENAAFLTHFKQAVDYADVITISGSLPKGLEEDYYVKLIQITNDLDKKTVLDTSKSNLSSVLESPFKPTVIKPNIEELSDLLGQKVSADPADLKAVLADELFSGIEWIVVSLGGDGAFAKHNNRFYKVNIPTIPVVNPVGSGDATVAGIAVALEDNLDDIHLLKQAMTTGMLNTMERITGHIDINHFDDLFDRVTIIEY